ttatagatAAATAATGATTGTAACATATTCAAATTACATGTATATATCTCTACATAtaaaaatgcataattaatctcaatcatacaattaaaattaaaagtaaaacaTGTTTCCAATATATAATTATGCAAGGTAAAAACTAAATACAAATCCTTCTATATACAATATGTATGTATGTCTCTAGCATAACTCTTATTTAAAATTGTCATAAGTAaagtataaaatataatatctcATGATTTTAtagcattatttatttatgtgtaAAAATGGCATATAATAGTGTATATTGTGGGATATTTACCATTGCTAAGtgtctaatatatatatatacatacattttttCTCATTCTATTAATTATGAGTATATATGTGTAATTAGTGTAGGTAATAACAAACACAAGTATAAATTATACACAAACTTAATACATGCTTATGTAACAAGAGACTTTTAATAAGTGAAACTAATCTCAAATAAagatgtttgtttatttatttatttattttacagaTAGATATGTATTAAGTTTGTGtgactaattttattaattttgcaaCGGTTATCTACAAATGATACTCAAAATCAACAaatggaaagaaaaaagaaaaaaattcctTCCATCTTAgacaataaatttaaaaatttataaaaaaaacataaaattaaattataaaaattaaaataatattaaagtcTAGTATTAGAAACAAAAAGTAAGCAAAACGATTTCGGAAACCCTATAAAGAGGTGTATAAATAATTCTCTTTATATTCACCTCACCCTCACTCTCATTCACTCACTCACTCAAAACCTCTTATTTTCCTAGAAACAAAAGAAAACTTTCTAGGCAACCAAACAGGAAAGatcgaaaagaaaaaaataattaatgggGCGAAGAAAGATTGAGATGGAAATGGTGAAAGACAGCAGTTGTCGTCAAGTAACCTTCTCGAAGCGTCGAACCGGCCTTTTCAAGAAAGCCAATGAGCTCGCCACACTGTGTGGCGCTGAGGTTGGGATTATCGTCTTCTCTCCTGGTGGCAAACCATACTCTTTTGGAAACCCTAATGTGAGATACATCATAGATAGGTTTCTAAAACCTAATCTTTACAAGAAAATGGTGAATAACTCGTCCGTTGGAGCAAAAGCTTATGAAGAGACGATGAATGAGCTTCATGACAATCATGTGAAGCAGCTGAGCGAGGAGAAGCTCCGTGGTGAAGCCATTGATGGGGAAATAGCCAAAGGGAAAGGGCTTGTCATTGGTCGCGGATGCAAGAAGATTGATGAGCTCGGTTTCGAAGAACTTGAGAAGTTTAAAGAGAGTTTGGATGAGCTTGATGACAAGGTGAAAGAGAGAGTTATGGAGATGGAAGCTTCATCCACATTGTTGATGTTGTCCAATAATAATAAGCTTGTGACTGGTTCTTGTGTTAAGAAGAGGAGTGTTAGGGTTAGGGCTATCGctaaaaagaattatttttaattaaacgttgaataatataataatattggcACAATAATGTTAATTTCTATTggcatataataattatatatgccatgagttttataaaatatttgaaataaaaagtTCAATACATAGATTCATCTTGTGGCTTTTGATTTTGGATAGATTGAgatttaaatcaaaattattcaaacacaATATATGTTTAGATGAGGAATGCCTAATTTGTGGATTGAGTAAAGAAATTAGAGAGCATTTATTCTTCAATTGTCACTTGAGTTTCCAAGTATTGGTTGGGCAACTACACTAGTATCGATTTTTAGGCGGCTACAGTGGCTGCATAAATCGAAAATGAACAGATTTCAGCGCCAATTTTTTTCCACAACATTTGCAGTGATAACATACCACATATGGTGGTGCAAGAATGAAGCTCTTTGGAATATAAACATTTATACAATTGGTAAAAAGAATCAAATATGATGTTAAGAGTAGAATTCAGAGTGTAATACCTAAAAAAGTGACAAGAAAGAATTTAGAATGGTTTGAACAATTGTTAACAATTGTAAAAAGTGGCAGGTTGATGCTACTAGGATGTAAAACTTTGTTTAGTGGAATATATACTCATCCGATTGACCAAAAAAAAAGCTCACTGATTTGAAACTtataaattgatgaaattatcTTAGAATgcttttatcttttaaaaattattgtttGTCTGAAAATATACATAAATGTGTGTCTTATGATGAGGATTTTGACATATTTAGACATGGTAAATATATGAGGGCACTTTCAAAATAGGGTCCAATAGTAGAAGAAAACTAAAGGGGGATGTTTACTTTTTGCAACCACACAAAAATAACTACTAAAATAAACTTCAACAAATTAGGATGAGCTTGAatattagtaattaataatattataattaatattattttaaatatattcacTTTTCGTCATTTGGTATAAAAGTAAAGGCTTTGTAAAGAGAGAAATGTTTTTGAAATATTGGGCGGACGCAAATAATATCATCTTCTATAAAGAGATGCGACTGTGTTGAAAAAACAACTCTCACTTGTAAATACATTTAGGTGGGATTAATTATATGACAAAATTACTTGATATTGTAGTAATTATTGATAAATTCGGGCAATGGATTCTTTATTCTAAAATAGAAGGATATCatgaaattttataaaagtGTGAACAACTGGCTTAGCTAATCTCTTAGTCCTTAAGTCTTGTGCACAAGCcaaaagataagttaaataaaatattgggatCAAATTAATATAGTAAATATTattgtaaattttatattttatgaatattatCAACCAAACTTTTAGTTTTGTTAATGGTAATTTAAATTCTGTAttttcaaaatggtagaaaGTAATACCATAATATCAAtctttgtcatttttttaatataatcaacatAAAGCCATTTTTTGCATGAATAGTTgcaaaaaaatgtaaataaccTAGTCATAACACCTCCAATCAGGTTATTATgatgttttatttttacaaaaaattgaggtaaggagttttttttttcttttgtaccatttaaaaaaaaatatagggctcaaattattatttgacaAAATAATGGGTTTAATCAGTAATAATTGCGAGACACATGGTCCAAAACGACAGGCCTTTGAGAAGGAGGAAGGTGAGCTGTCCATAAAGACAAGCACAAACTCCTTATCAAGCTCCTCTTGAACATCACCAAACCAACTTGTGGTCAGCCCAGAGGAATAACAATATGAGATGCATAAAAAACAGAGAGCAGAAAAGTACATCGCAAAAGACTAGGATAACAGTTTCTTCCCCCATCATGACACACAGGACACACACGGTTGACCTCCACTCGCCTAGTTTGCAACTACATTTCAATAGGTAAACAACTTGAAGAAGCTTTCAAAGTTAAATTCTTGCATTTTGGAGGAGTTTTAAGTtccaaaattttatttgaaacctAAACTTGTCCTCCATATTTTCTTTACCAATTAATTCTTGCAAAATCTGGTAAAAATTGTTAATAGAGTACACACCCGACAACTTAAGAAGAAAAAACCCATTAACTAACTACTTAAAGGAATACCCAACACCaacatttgatttttttaaccAACACATCTCCTACACCTACAACCCCACTTTCATTAAACCAATAATCTTAGAATTCACCAGCCCAAAATACCTACAAATCTTTTAAGGGTTAATATTATCAAGTAACCAAGGCTCATTAAAATAGTCACACCCTCTCATGATACAATTTTCCAATAGATGTAGACCTTCATTCACCCAACTTTAAGCTTCCAAAACACttctttaaataaaactcaaattgGAGCCAATATGACCTTTAAGAGTTTCTACTAGGATAAACCAATTACTAAAGATCCCTAACGTAATGCACAAGTAGCTTGAACCCTTGTTTCTATGTTGGAGCAAGATTAAAGTTATGAATACTTCTAAAActaatacatttttattttatgcttATACTTAAAAGGCTGATCTACTCATCCACTGAATACCTTTGACTTGGGAAGAAGATGATTTTCAGCAAAAATTATTCATCATTCTTTCCATGTCTTTAGAGTTCCCTTACAATAATTAAAACTCCCATATGGCATAATAAGAAGTAGATTAAGCCATCTTCTTTAAAAAAATCTCTTAACATGCTCTAGACAAAAGTCTACCATCCCACACTTGaacttatttacaattttttaacttAAGGAAACCCAAGATTGTTAATTTATTAAATCTCATCATGCTTGGCAAACCTAAGTTTGTATTGTGAGCATTTGCGACAGGCATCAATCCTAAGACTTTACAAACATGATACCTAACCCTTAGCTTTGAGTTACTACTAAAGAAAATGAAAGACTTTTGAAGAATAATTTTCTGATTAGAGGCATGTTTGAGCACATTGAGCAATTCTAAAACATTTTAATCTTCATCTTCTATAACTCGAAAATATAAGTAGTTGTCATCAGCAAATAGCATGTAAGACACAACAAGAGCACTACAAGCTACCGCACACCTATGGAGCAAACATTTTGCTTTAAAGTTCTTCATAAGAGAAAAAAACCATCAGCACACAAAATCAACAAAGAAGGAGATAAAGGGTCCCCGTATCATAAGCCTCGAGAAGGAACAATAGATTCCACTGACCACTTTATACCTGATAGAAGAAACACAAATCAAAATCAATTGAACCAACCTCCTATCAAATCTCATCTTTGCCAAAGAAACTCTTGAAACATTTCACTCAATCTAGTCATAGGATTTAGTCTGGAGGTGTTCATTAGCCACATCCAATATTTTTAGACCTATCCAGATCTgatctaattatatattagattttagatttgatccaatccaattaattTCAGTCATCTGATTGATCtaacatccattggatgtatttcatatatatctattcaattggttcaaatttatacaatattttagacctagttttcttagattggatcggatcaTATCCATCCAATGTTTTAAATCTAGTATTTATTTGACTAGATTGGACCTGTTATCCTAATTTCCACACAAAGTAACACGACATTCTTCTGAGTGACACGTGAAGAACATTCTAAGACCTGGATGGGTAGTACGGTCCTCAGCATGCCATCAAGAGTGGCTTATTATCCAGAAACAATCCATTTAAGATTAAAATGAAACATCTGAACAAGGTGAATACAACTGTCCGACTAGCTTCGATCTTACATCGAGCCTACATGCATTGACCACGTAAATGCACCTGAAGCAAAACTTTGgagatactttttttttcatttataaattaaatctcTATTTTAGTGGGATTTCCACACGTTGTTGTTGTAAAATAGGAAAGTAATCAAGTTTCCtcttttatttcataattattttggGGAACTAAATTAATCTAATGTTTCCCTATATATAGTGAAGCCATCTCACTATTCAGGGATCAGAATTCAAATTCTAAGAGAGATCTTATGCTGTCAAATTATTTGTATGCTTTTGAGAGAGATCTAGATCTCACTTGCTTCTTTTCTCATAAGTAATATAAGTAAAAAaaggagtaggctattaccataAGGAGTAGACAATCGTGCTAATTCAACGGTCCTACCAATTAACTAGATAACAATCAATGGAGAATACTCCACTCATATAGGATGCGAATAGAGGAAAAAAAAGCCTATATCCCAAACGGACCATAGCATGGGCCAGGGTAATGTCCATCCAACTACACTCAATAGACCCAAGGTAATGGACCGTCCAATCTGAGACCACAGGATCAAGCTGTGGGCCACACGGTAAACGAGCAAGTTTTTCCAACCCATTACCTTGGGGAAATGGTCAATACAATTTTGTCCTCAGACGGATATACTGAACCAATCAACTGCTAATAATGTCCATACAAGAAGGCCTCCGGGTGAGTCAGTCTTTAATAGGTTTAGACCCGTACATGATTTAAGAGACGATCTGAATCGTAGAAGAGGAGGTCATGATTGACATTTCATTCCTACTAATGTTCAAC
This region of Cannabis sativa cultivar Pink pepper isolate KNU-18-1 chromosome 7, ASM2916894v1, whole genome shotgun sequence genomic DNA includes:
- the LOC133029245 gene encoding agamous-like MADS-box protein AGL29 produces the protein MGRRKIEMEMVKDSSCRQVTFSKRRTGLFKKANELATLCGAEVGIIVFSPGGKPYSFGNPNVRYIIDRFLKPNLYKKMVNNSSVGAKAYEETMNELHDNHVKQLSEEKLRGEAIDGEIAKGKGLVIGRGCKKIDELGFEELEKFKESLDELDDKVKERVMEMEASSTLLMLSNNNKLVTGSCVKKRSVRVRAIAKKNYF